The proteins below come from a single Chitinophaga pinensis DSM 2588 genomic window:
- a CDS encoding dihydrofolate reductase family protein — MRKVILGLAISLDGFIEGPNGEYDWCFNDQDYGLNDFFSRVDTIFIGRKSYEMAQQHADNNNGEVVPGMPRMKEYVFSNTLRQVKEGAILVAGDSIAEVRKIKEQAGKDIWLFGGASLTDAFMREGLVDELWLSVHPIILGAGKPLFHPQENRTRLTLLDSKTYNTGLVSLWYKIG; from the coding sequence ATGCGTAAAGTAATTTTAGGTCTGGCTATAAGCCTGGATGGTTTTATCGAAGGTCCGAACGGGGAGTACGACTGGTGTTTTAATGATCAGGACTATGGATTGAATGATTTTTTTTCCCGTGTGGACACTATTTTCATTGGTCGTAAGAGCTATGAAATGGCGCAGCAACATGCTGATAATAACAATGGAGAGGTTGTACCAGGTATGCCACGTATGAAGGAATATGTATTTTCGAATACACTAAGGCAGGTGAAAGAAGGTGCTATCCTTGTTGCTGGAGATAGTATTGCTGAGGTGCGCAAAATAAAAGAACAAGCTGGTAAAGATATCTGGTTGTTTGGGGGGGCATCGCTTACAGACGCGTTCATGAGAGAAGGGTTGGTGGATGAGTTATGGTTGTCTGTGCACCCTATCATTTTGGGCGCTGGGAAACCACTGTTTCATCCGCAGGAGAACCGCACCCGACTTACGCTACTTGATAGTAAAACCTACAATACCGGACTTGTGTCATTATGGTATAAAATAGGGTGA
- a CDS encoding AraC family transcriptional regulator, which translates to MRLQLYNAIEKLQPYIRLICTMECDDDIDTRHVRVLPDTCAELFVNYTTTPLAIIDKALYRRSIITSRMSQPMDVQMRKGSGVIAICFQPGMAYKFFHQPMHTLTDTTVELADVWEDMATEMEDQLADAGNNVARVAIVQQYLLRQLANSKDDQQITNCLLLAQRSPASLSVKALTENTGISQRYLLRKFQQYVGLSPKEYLKVNRFVRSLQYLKKYPDQSLTHIAYESGYYDQAHFIRDYNTYSGHTPKEVAQSQHILY; encoded by the coding sequence ATGCGTCTTCAACTATATAACGCCATAGAAAAATTACAGCCTTACATAAGGTTAATATGTACTATGGAGTGTGATGATGATATCGATACACGTCACGTACGCGTGTTACCTGATACCTGTGCAGAGTTGTTTGTAAACTATACGACCACTCCGCTGGCCATCATTGACAAAGCATTGTACAGACGCAGTATTATCACTTCACGCATGAGTCAGCCAATGGATGTGCAGATGCGTAAGGGATCGGGTGTAATTGCCATTTGTTTTCAACCGGGCATGGCATATAAATTTTTCCATCAACCCATGCATACATTAACCGATACTACAGTTGAGTTGGCAGATGTATGGGAGGACATGGCTACAGAAATGGAAGACCAACTGGCAGACGCAGGTAATAATGTTGCACGCGTAGCTATTGTGCAGCAATATCTTCTCCGGCAGCTGGCGAATAGTAAGGATGATCAGCAGATAACAAACTGTTTGCTGCTGGCACAGCGTTCGCCTGCGTCCTTGTCTGTAAAAGCGCTTACTGAAAATACCGGAATCAGCCAGCGCTATCTCTTACGTAAATTTCAACAATACGTTGGTCTTTCCCCCAAAGAGTATCTGAAAGTAAACAGGTTTGTACGGTCATTGCAATATCTGAAAAAATATCCTGATCAATCGCTGACACATATAGCTTACGAAAGCGGATATTATGACCAGGCGCATTTTATACGTGATTACAATACTTATTCAGGACATACCCCCAAAGAAGTGGCTCAGTCACAGCATATTTTATATTGA
- a CDS encoding MFS transporter, whose product MIIQTKDLPAITVSPSHNRASKGEVVIVSLATFIIFFQAFMVAPLLPELASLFGSTVRQTSFIEPVYLLGYGVFTLVYAPLSDRYGRFKIIVYSLCLFIIFSACTAFVESTNQMILLRLLTGISAAGIAPTTISWISDRFPYAERGYALGIFFGCMAGGMAFGSSVGALLAEFVGWETLFLLVAFSGSIVLLLNVYYRRRLYPDMPKSSSQVSLLTIFREILSTPGAKGTYFFVFENGLFHSGVFAWLGVYFYNVYHLNERGIGLALLGYGIPGLLLGPALGRMADRIGRKRIIPLGIVLGGVTVMLLSCIPSLSIACMLVAILSLSFDLTHPSLATIVTSFSKKNAGGSTGLFAFFLFMGYGFGSLLFSLLVSIGLVETLRIFGLIAITASFVANRFFRFV is encoded by the coding sequence ATGATTATACAAACTAAAGATTTGCCTGCTATCACTGTGTCTCCGTCCCATAACAGGGCATCAAAGGGAGAAGTTGTGATCGTCTCACTTGCTACATTTATCATCTTTTTTCAGGCATTTATGGTAGCACCGCTACTACCGGAGTTGGCCAGTCTCTTCGGCAGCACCGTCCGGCAAACCAGTTTTATTGAGCCTGTATACTTATTGGGATATGGCGTATTTACGCTTGTATATGCGCCGTTAAGCGACCGTTATGGCCGGTTTAAGATCATTGTATATTCTTTGTGTCTGTTCATTATTTTTTCTGCTTGTACAGCATTTGTGGAAAGTACAAATCAGATGATCCTGTTACGGTTATTAACAGGGATCAGTGCTGCGGGGATAGCGCCTACGACGATCAGCTGGATCAGTGACCGCTTCCCTTATGCAGAGCGGGGCTATGCATTGGGTATCTTCTTTGGTTGTATGGCTGGGGGGATGGCTTTTGGGTCAAGCGTTGGAGCGCTACTGGCTGAGTTTGTTGGTTGGGAGACCTTGTTTTTGCTTGTTGCTTTTTCAGGTAGCATTGTGTTACTGTTGAATGTTTATTACCGCCGTCGTCTTTACCCTGATATGCCGAAATCATCATCTCAGGTGTCACTTTTGACAATCTTCCGGGAAATATTATCAACGCCTGGCGCAAAGGGTACTTATTTTTTTGTTTTTGAGAATGGATTGTTTCATAGTGGGGTTTTCGCCTGGTTGGGTGTATATTTTTACAATGTTTATCATCTCAATGAACGCGGCATTGGATTGGCCCTTTTGGGATATGGCATCCCTGGTTTGCTTTTAGGACCTGCGCTTGGTCGTATGGCCGATCGGATTGGCAGAAAACGAATTATTCCGCTAGGTATTGTTTTAGGTGGTGTCACCGTTATGTTGCTGAGTTGTATACCATCGTTATCCATAGCGTGTATGTTAGTGGCAATATTGTCATTGAGCTTTGATTTAACACATCCATCTTTAGCTACAATTGTGACATCATTTAGTAAAAAGAATGCAGGTGGTTCGACTGGTTTATTTGCATTTTTCCTTTTCATGGGATATGGTTTCGGTAGTCTGCTATTTAGTTTGCTGGTTTCGATAGGACTTGTTGAAACATTGCGGATATTTGGTTTGATCGCGATCACTGCATCATTTGTAGCCAACAGATTTTTCCGCTTTGTCTAA
- a CDS encoding N-acetyltransferase — MNIITKFTLSTKPGIDVLLMLTKALAIEKYSSILEEKLLTRYIAQNFNKEALIAETNNMSNQWLVVYVDDQPAGYARITSKGKRPGILDGKRAIHIADFGVLQKYTEAAVKDSLIEKCLIVCRSFEGIWINEHSSSPLIGFFESNGFFPQKETFQLDELPISSVCLIRNS; from the coding sequence ATGAATATAATCACAAAATTTACATTAAGCACAAAGCCTGGTATAGACGTGCTTTTGATGCTGACTAAGGCGCTGGCAATAGAAAAGTATTCATCTATCCTGGAGGAAAAATTACTTACCCGCTACATCGCTCAAAATTTCAATAAGGAAGCGCTTATTGCTGAAACCAACAATATGTCGAATCAATGGCTGGTAGTTTATGTAGATGATCAACCGGCGGGATATGCCCGGATAACATCTAAAGGTAAAAGACCCGGCATTTTGGATGGTAAAAGGGCCATCCATATCGCAGATTTCGGTGTACTGCAGAAATATACGGAGGCAGCCGTAAAAGATTCACTTATTGAAAAGTGTCTCATTGTATGCAGATCATTCGAAGGTATCTGGATAAACGAACATAGTAGCAGTCCGTTAATCGGCTTTTTTGAAAGCAATGGATTCTTCCCGCAAAAGGAAACTTTCCAACTTGATGAGTTACCCATCTCCTCAGTGTGTCTGATACGCAATAGCTGA
- a CDS encoding PLP-dependent aminotransferase family protein, which translates to MKTYKFEVFTTTIEKNIIDGVFKPGHKLPSVRELKEQYRTSTSTIQNGYEYLIIRGLVESVPKSGYFVSNRRETATQQVKTQLRPVVRDAIFKQHLGLTTSLRAGRKLSEFNVAAPGDLLMPQKLLLRTMQQVIREKGAELLRYYPSSGSTELKNNIVKRAVAHQMIINPEELLITDGALQALYIALAAACNTGDVVAIESPCVFSVLEVIRMLNLKVIEIPVDLHTGFDVDFLRKACHNNAVKAVVVTPNFHNPTGSLLTNEQKEALLSIAHQYNIALIENDIYGDLNFHGSRPSTIKGIDDSGLVLTYSSYSKTLAPGIRLGWLSAGKFMERAEQIRFALGSTVSPLYQETVNRLLSASSYDRHIRTFRMQLAKNAYFTVNLISDNFPEGTAIVTPQGGYNLWVKMPDHTDMHYFYDQCEKIGVRFTPGYTFSFSGTFDKYFRLVFADKYSSKRIEAIKLAGQLFR; encoded by the coding sequence GTGAAAACGTATAAATTTGAGGTGTTTACCACCACCATTGAGAAAAACATTATAGATGGGGTCTTCAAACCCGGTCATAAATTGCCATCTGTACGCGAACTGAAGGAGCAGTATCGAACAAGCACCAGCACTATACAGAATGGCTACGAATATCTTATTATCCGTGGACTGGTAGAAAGTGTGCCTAAATCGGGCTATTTTGTCAGCAACAGGCGGGAGACAGCGACACAACAGGTAAAAACCCAATTGCGACCTGTAGTCAGGGATGCTATTTTTAAACAGCATCTCGGACTTACAACTTCATTGCGGGCAGGGAGAAAATTGTCCGAATTTAATGTAGCCGCTCCGGGAGATCTGTTAATGCCTCAAAAACTATTGCTGCGTACCATGCAGCAGGTGATCAGAGAGAAGGGAGCGGAGTTATTAAGATATTATCCGTCCAGTGGCTCGACAGAACTGAAGAACAATATCGTTAAAAGGGCTGTCGCGCATCAAATGATTATCAATCCGGAGGAATTGCTTATTACAGATGGCGCCTTGCAGGCGCTATATATCGCTTTAGCAGCTGCATGTAATACCGGTGACGTAGTAGCTATCGAAAGTCCGTGTGTATTTTCTGTATTGGAAGTTATCAGGATGCTCAACCTGAAGGTAATTGAAATACCAGTTGACTTACATACAGGTTTTGATGTTGACTTTTTAAGGAAAGCTTGTCATAATAACGCCGTTAAGGCGGTGGTAGTAACACCTAATTTCCATAACCCAACAGGATCATTGCTGACAAACGAGCAAAAAGAAGCACTGTTATCTATAGCACACCAGTATAACATCGCACTCATCGAAAATGATATTTATGGTGATCTGAACTTTCACGGTTCCCGTCCTTCTACTATAAAAGGGATTGATGACAGTGGTCTTGTACTAACATATTCATCGTATTCAAAAACACTTGCTCCGGGAATACGTCTCGGCTGGTTATCTGCCGGGAAATTTATGGAACGTGCAGAGCAGATCAGGTTTGCATTAGGTAGTACTGTTTCGCCATTGTATCAGGAGACTGTCAATCGTTTATTGAGCGCCAGCAGTTATGACCGGCATATCCGTACTTTCAGAATGCAGCTGGCAAAGAATGCATACTTTACTGTTAACTTAATCTCAGATAATTTTCCAGAGGGAACTGCAATTGTAACGCCTCAAGGGGGATATAATCTTTGGGTGAAGATGCCCGATCATACTGATATGCATTATTTCTACGATCAATGTGAAAAAATCGGCGTACGGTTCACGCCTGGCTATACCTTTTCTTTTTCAGGTACATTCGATAAATATTTCAGATTGGTATTTGCAGATAAGTACTCTTCCAAAAGAATTGAAGCAATCAAGCTTGCAGGACAACTATTTCGTTAG
- a CDS encoding SDR family NAD(P)-dependent oxidoreductase encodes MELQLKGKTAFISGSTQGIGFAVAQQLLEEGAHVIINGRTKTRVDEAVRKLLSGAPEGNVSGVAADFGKEQDVRQLLETLPDVDILVNNVGVFALKDFGGITDSEWQSVFDVNVMSGVRLSRALLPAMIAKKWGRILFISSESGVNVPANMIHYGMTKTAMLSLSNGLSKLTRGTAVTVNTILGGPTYSDGVAGAVKQIAQASNTGEEEMKTAILQNTNPHSLLQRFIAPEEIAGIAAYLCSPLSAAINGAAIRADGGVLNTIL; translated from the coding sequence ATGGAGTTACAATTAAAGGGGAAAACGGCCTTTATCAGCGGGTCTACACAGGGAATTGGTTTTGCTGTAGCGCAGCAGTTATTGGAGGAAGGAGCGCATGTTATTATTAATGGGAGAACAAAGACGAGGGTAGATGAAGCCGTCCGGAAATTACTGTCAGGAGCACCGGAGGGAAATGTATCCGGTGTTGCGGCTGATTTTGGAAAGGAACAGGACGTGCGTCAGTTGTTAGAAACCCTGCCAGATGTGGATATCCTGGTTAATAATGTTGGTGTTTTTGCATTGAAGGACTTTGGAGGTATTACAGACAGCGAGTGGCAGTCTGTATTTGATGTAAATGTAATGAGCGGTGTACGTTTGTCAAGAGCCTTGTTACCCGCAATGATCGCGAAAAAATGGGGCAGGATACTTTTTATCAGCAGTGAGTCAGGGGTAAATGTGCCGGCCAATATGATTCATTATGGCATGACCAAAACGGCTATGCTTTCGTTGAGTAATGGATTATCTAAGCTGACCCGTGGTACGGCAGTAACCGTGAATACAATTCTTGGCGGACCGACTTATTCAGATGGTGTGGCAGGTGCTGTAAAACAGATTGCACAAGCCAGCAATACCGGTGAAGAGGAAATGAAAACGGCTATTTTACAGAATACTAACCCACATTCATTGTTACAGCGATTCATTGCACCGGAAGAAATAGCAGGTATAGCCGCCTACCTTTGTAGTCCGTTGTCAGCCGCCATAAATGGTGCTGCTATCAGGGCGGATGGAGGTGTATTAAATACGATATTATAA
- a CDS encoding TetR/AcrR family transcriptional regulator, translating to MKGRPSTFDHARVVEKAQSVFWQKGFAATSLDDLLKATEMGSGSFYNTFKGGKKELFSKAIQQRRQAFMDFKVLLKNSASPITEIRNFFLSLATASEQEHLKGCIVSNTVVEMTFLDEELEEEAVTILKEVEMMFAAAIKKGQESGEIKNQDTPELLARYLITVWNGLNITRRMYPSKQALQKLIEMQLSVIS from the coding sequence ATGAAAGGAAGACCATCCACATTTGACCATGCGCGTGTTGTGGAAAAAGCGCAATCTGTATTCTGGCAGAAGGGCTTTGCTGCTACTTCGCTGGATGATCTGCTGAAGGCGACTGAAATGGGTAGCGGTAGCTTCTATAACACGTTTAAAGGTGGTAAGAAAGAGCTGTTCAGTAAGGCGATACAGCAGCGTAGACAGGCATTTATGGACTTCAAGGTGCTTTTGAAGAACAGTGCATCTCCCATCACTGAAATCAGGAACTTCTTTTTGTCGCTGGCTACGGCCAGTGAGCAGGAGCATCTGAAGGGCTGCATTGTTTCCAATACAGTGGTGGAAATGACTTTCCTTGATGAGGAACTGGAAGAGGAAGCGGTGACAATATTAAAAGAAGTAGAGATGATGTTTGCGGCGGCTATAAAGAAAGGGCAGGAGAGTGGAGAGATAAAGAACCAGGATACGCCGGAGTTACTGGCACGTTACCTGATTACGGTATGGAACGGGCTCAATATAACCAGGAGAATGTATCCCAGTAAGCAGGCCTTGCAGAAATTAATTGAAATGCAACTGTCAGTGATAAGCTGA
- a CDS encoding helix-turn-helix domain-containing protein, which produces MKKESPYHVKTVSEQHRILSLPKPYHPLVSVFNFADMQYDTDECYRSILLDLYCISIKRCVTQKVKYGQSHYDFDEGVMSFLAPKQVVSNIPDDHRPEGWSLVFHPDFIRRHPLNTRIKSCEFFSYAVNEALHLSEREEEMVIAIMQMLRTEIEKGIDHYSEGVILSYIDLLLSYSERFYNRQFLTRKTMNSDFLVKFDELLSTYFAEESTENITLPSVQYFSDKLHLSPNYLSNMLRSLTGKSTQQHIQDKLIEKSKELLTTTNLSVAEIAYLFGFEYPQSFNKLFKNKTQYTPLAYRKLFN; this is translated from the coding sequence ATGAAGAAAGAATCTCCATATCATGTAAAGACAGTATCCGAACAACATCGGATACTGTCTTTACCCAAACCATATCATCCGCTTGTCAGTGTATTTAATTTTGCGGATATGCAATATGATACTGATGAATGCTACCGGAGTATTTTGCTGGATCTGTATTGTATTTCCATTAAAAGATGTGTGACCCAGAAAGTGAAGTATGGACAAAGCCATTATGACTTTGATGAAGGAGTCATGTCTTTTCTGGCCCCGAAACAGGTCGTTTCTAATATTCCGGATGATCATCGGCCGGAAGGCTGGAGCCTGGTATTTCACCCGGATTTCATCCGCAGGCATCCATTAAATACCAGAATAAAGAGCTGCGAGTTTTTTAGTTATGCGGTTAATGAAGCGCTCCATCTCTCAGAAAGAGAAGAAGAGATGGTGATCGCTATTATGCAAATGCTCCGTACGGAGATAGAAAAGGGGATAGATCATTATAGTGAAGGTGTAATACTATCTTATATTGATCTGCTGTTGAGTTATTCTGAGCGGTTTTATAACAGGCAGTTCCTTACCCGGAAAACGATGAATAGTGATTTTTTGGTGAAGTTTGATGAATTATTGTCGACATATTTCGCAGAAGAGAGTACAGAAAATATAACGCTGCCGTCGGTACAATATTTCTCTGACAAACTGCATCTGTCTCCCAATTACCTGAGCAATATGCTTCGTTCGCTTACCGGTAAGAGTACGCAGCAGCATATACAGGACAAACTGATCGAGAAATCAAAAGAGCTCCTGACTACTACCAATTTATCGGTGGCTGAAATAGCCTACCTGTTTGGCTTTGAGTATCCACAGTCCTTTAATAAGCTATTCAAAAATAAGACACAATATACCCCGCTTGCTTACAGAAAACTTTTTAATTAA
- a CDS encoding aldo/keto reductase, with the protein MNNIGQSVLGSWGLEVPTIGLGCMGMTGFAGGSDLYGAADETVAISTIHRALELGCNLLDTADIYGPYLNEQLIARAINGKRSQYIIATKFGYEIDDEGQATWQINGTKQYVKKAVERSLRHLGTDYIDLYYLHRLDPKTPIEETVEAMADLIREGKVGYIGLSEVSSETIHRAHQIHPITAVQSEYSIFERSIETAGIIDTLQKLGIGLVAYSPLGRGYLTGNITKADDLSADDFRRHMPRFQGEQLEKNLVLVRKITAMATEKGITPSQLAIAWVLAKGHLPIPGTKRPEYLEQNIAATAIQLSGEDINRLESIIPLGTDLGDRYDAASMNNIDQ; encoded by the coding sequence ATGAATAATATCGGACAGAGCGTATTAGGTAGCTGGGGATTAGAGGTGCCCACTATTGGTCTTGGTTGTATGGGTATGACAGGATTTGCCGGGGGGAGTGATCTGTATGGTGCTGCTGACGAAACGGTAGCCATCAGTACGATTCACAGAGCGCTGGAGCTGGGTTGTAACCTCCTGGACACCGCCGATATCTACGGCCCGTATTTAAATGAGCAATTGATTGCCAGGGCAATCAACGGAAAGAGAAGCCAATATATTATTGCTACTAAGTTTGGTTATGAGATCGATGACGAGGGACAGGCAACCTGGCAGATCAACGGGACGAAGCAATATGTAAAAAAAGCGGTGGAGCGCTCGCTTCGTCATCTTGGTACAGATTACATCGATCTATACTATCTGCATCGCCTGGATCCCAAGACGCCTATTGAAGAAACAGTTGAAGCAATGGCTGATCTTATAAGAGAGGGCAAGGTAGGGTATATCGGTTTATCAGAAGTATCCAGTGAAACTATTCACCGTGCTCACCAGATTCACCCTATTACAGCGGTACAGTCTGAATATTCCATTTTCGAAAGGAGTATTGAAACTGCGGGTATTATTGACACGCTTCAGAAACTGGGTATCGGTCTGGTAGCCTATTCTCCGTTGGGACGTGGATATCTTACAGGTAATATCACAAAGGCAGACGATCTGTCCGCTGATGACTTCAGAAGGCATATGCCACGTTTTCAGGGAGAACAACTGGAGAAGAATCTTGTCCTGGTCAGGAAGATTACTGCGATGGCAACAGAAAAAGGGATCACGCCTTCTCAGTTAGCGATTGCCTGGGTGTTAGCGAAAGGACATTTGCCTATTCCAGGTACCAAGCGCCCTGAATATCTGGAGCAGAATATAGCAGCCACTGCTATTCAGTTATCCGGTGAGGATATAAACAGGCTGGAATCGATCATTCCGCTGGGAACTGATCTGGGTGACAGGTATGATGCTGCGTCGATGAATAACATTGACCAGTAA
- a CDS encoding SDR family oxidoreductase, producing MNKTILITGASTGLGHETAKLFQTKGWNVIATMRNPENDTVLKALDNVLVTRLDVLDISTIENAVQEGIRKFGHIDVLVNNAGYGAYGPLESFPREKILRQFNTNVIGLLDVTRAVIPHFRQQKSGIVINISSIGGKITFPLGALYHGTKFAVEGISEALTYEVEQFNGKVKIIEPGAIATDFASRSFDFSNDESLSEYQPLVGKVMAATSSLYENASSGEAIAAVIYEAATDNSNQLRYAAGEDAKVFIGNRQQLDDATILGAIKQQFGI from the coding sequence ATGAATAAAACAATCCTCATTACAGGTGCAAGTACAGGTCTGGGTCATGAAACTGCCAAACTCTTTCAGACAAAAGGATGGAATGTCATTGCCACCATGCGTAACCCCGAAAACGATACTGTATTAAAAGCTTTAGATAATGTATTGGTTACCCGCCTCGATGTACTGGACATCTCTACTATCGAAAATGCAGTACAGGAAGGTATCCGGAAATTCGGGCATATCGACGTACTGGTCAACAACGCCGGATATGGCGCCTATGGTCCTTTAGAATCCTTTCCAAGAGAAAAGATCCTCCGCCAGTTCAACACCAATGTAATCGGCCTTCTGGATGTTACCAGGGCGGTAATACCCCACTTCCGCCAGCAAAAAAGCGGTATCGTTATCAACATCTCTTCTATTGGTGGCAAAATCACATTCCCTTTAGGCGCTTTATATCACGGGACTAAATTCGCTGTTGAAGGTATTTCTGAAGCCTTAACCTACGAGGTGGAACAGTTTAACGGAAAAGTAAAAATCATTGAACCGGGCGCTATTGCGACTGACTTCGCAAGCCGCTCCTTTGATTTCAGCAATGATGAATCTCTTAGCGAGTACCAGCCCTTAGTAGGAAAAGTAATGGCGGCAACATCCTCTTTATATGAAAACGCATCCTCAGGTGAGGCAATCGCAGCTGTTATATATGAAGCCGCAACCGATAATAGTAATCAACTGAGATATGCTGCCGGAGAAGATGCAAAGGTCTTTATAGGCAACCGTCAGCAATTGGATGACGCAACCATTCTCGGGGCAATAAAACAACAGTTTGGTATATAA